In one window of Gossypium hirsutum isolate 1008001.06 chromosome A01, Gossypium_hirsutum_v2.1, whole genome shotgun sequence DNA:
- the LOC107925695 gene encoding uncharacterized protein has product MPQGNLETLVSACACGSCDNKIVCETLTTTEGDYDDCLHTAEKLLEEETPPDFPPESFLLSKDAELVWFDSNAFLERKDSQKRNSVSNSTNLNPNLNSVPNSQRFSLRKSKASILGLPKPQKSCFVETKNRKPGNTRLFPKRSGSVKSDPPVIEPSSPKVSCMGRVRSKRDRNRRIKKNRQKSAGIETVKKKTTRAGSGFFSSFRAIFRCNGKARESHALPLTLSPPRDSDIRSRLPPDDGDDVLNVAPEIAESGPVAEPVSLGGMKRFSSGRRSETLI; this is encoded by the coding sequence ATGCCACAGGGCAATCTGGAAACCCTCGTTTCCGCCTGTGCTTGCGGCTCTTGCGACAACAAAATTGTCTGCGAGACTTTAACAACCACCGAAGGCGACTACGACGACTGCCTCCACACGGCGGAGAAACTTCTCGAAGAAGAAACCCCTCCGGATTTTCCGCCAGAATCGTTTTTGTTGTCCAAAGACGCTGAGCTCGTCTGGTTCGATAGCAACGCTTTTCTAGAACGGAAAGATTCGCAGAAACGGAACTCCGTTTCGAACTCTACAAATCTTAATCCTAATCTCAACTCAGTTCCGAATTCTCAACGCTTTTCTTTGAGAAAATCTAAGGCTTCGATCCTCGGATTACCGAAACCACAGAAATCTTGCTTTGTTGAAACAAAGAACCGGAAGCCTGGAAACACCAGATTGTTTCCTAAACGATCCGGTTCGGTTAAATCGGATCCGCCCGTCATTGAACCTTCTTCGCCTAAAGTTTCTTGCATGGGAAGAGTCAGATCGAAACGAGACCGTAATCGCCGAATTAAAAAGAACCGCCAAAAATCAGCTGGAATCGAAACAGTTAAAAAGAAAACAACGAGGGCAGGGAGCGGTTTCTTCTCGAGTTTCCGTGCTATTTTCCGGTGCAATGGTAAAGCACGTGAGTCACACGCTCTGCCATTAACACTGTCGCCGCCGCGAGACAGTGACATTAGGTCTCGTTTGCCGCCGGATGATGGTGATGACGTATTGAATGTAGCTCCTGAAATAGCTGAGAGTGGACCGGTTGCAGAGCCAGTCAGTCTAGGTGGAATGAAGCGGTTCTCGTCGGGTAGGAGATCGGAGACGTTAATCTGA
- the LOC107925506 gene encoding uncharacterized protein: MAVAGILNIPKLPLFSSLPLRKQSRPLSISIKASNSQTSTKEEENPSFSSSSSSSSSTTSTATTFAPPPNFKPPEPKPFAIRPDKTWDVVGASLALFFRLGTGVFVSGYSASLVSEKEIPPGQYSLELGGSKVKETSKIGRRPEKPIEIYEFEGCPFCRKVREIVAVLDIDVLFYPCPKNGPNFRPKVAQMGGKQQFPYMVDPNTGVAMYESDDIIKYLVEKYGDGSVPFMLSLGLLTTLTAGFAMIGRMGRGNSYTPSKLPPKPLEIWSYEGSPFCKIIREVLVELELPHIQRSCARGSPKRQILYEKAGHFQVPYLEDPNTGVQMFESAEIVEYLRATYAQ, encoded by the exons ATGGCGGTGGCGGGAATCCTTAACATCCCCAAACTCCCACTTTTCTCGTCGCTTCCTTTGCGTAAACAATCAAGGCCACTTTCCATTTCCATTAAAGCCTCAAATTCCCAAACCAGtaccaaagaagaagaaaacccaagcttttcttcttcttcttcttcttcttcttctactactAGTACAGCTACAACTTTTGCTCCTCCTCCCAACTTCAAGCCGCCAGAGCCAAAGCCATTTGCAATTAGGCCCGACAAGACTTGGGATGTTGTTGGGGCATCTCTTGCTTTGTTCTTTCGGTTGGGAACTGGTGTTTTTGTTTCTGG CTATTCAGCATCTTTAGTTTCTGAGAAGGAGATTCCACCAGGCCAATATTCTTTAGAACTAGGAG GCTCGAAGGTGAAAGAGACATCGAAGATAGGCCGTCGTCCGGAGAAGCCTATCGAGATATATGAGTTCGAAGG TTGTCCATTTTGTCGAAAG GTTAGGGAAATTGTTGCAGTTTTGGATATTGATGTTCTGTTTTATCCTTGCCCCAAAAATGGTCCGAATTTTCGTCCCAAAGTTGCACAGATGGGTGGAAAGCAGCAGTTCCCTTACATG GTTGATCCAAATACAGGAGTTGCCATGTATGAATCAGATGACATAATAAAGTATCTGGTCGAAAAATATG GTGATGGAAGTGTCCCTTTCATGCTATCACTCGGTCTATTGACG ACATTGACAGCAGGATTTGCAATGATAGGTCGGATGGGAAGG GGAAATTCCTACACGCCATCAAAATTGCCTCCCAAGCCACTCGAGATATGGTCATACGAg GGTTCTCCATTCTGTAAGATTATACGAGAAGTGCTGGTAGAATTAGAGTTACCGCACATTCAGCGCAG TTGTGCTCGAGGCAGCCCGAAACGGCAGATCCTTTATGAGAAAGCCGGACATTTTCAG GTACCTTATTTAGAAGATCCAAATACTGGAGTTCAAATGTTTGAAAGTGCAGAAATAGTGGAGTATTTAAGAGCAACTTATGCTCAATAA